One genomic segment of Anaeromyxobacter diazotrophicus includes these proteins:
- a CDS encoding TolC family protein gives MTPYALMASLLLAQAPAPAPAPTPAPTPAPTAPGSAAPAAPAAAPAPASEGLQALPTLTLEEALREAQAKNLDLRVARERLEQSRELHAKAWSAYLPQVVATGAFTHYDVPDVTFATPTGYDIRTVGTPAVDPNPGLPGTPSPYALVPTGMENILIQKQNQLAAQVQATQALFAPQAWFGIAAANAGERLSAHNVEGARRDILFGAAQAYYGAASLKQVVIIDQRQLAIALDHERDARVRYDAGTTPKVSLLRAQIDRSRAEQDLKRAQNGYQGARVSLATLLGRERADFEVDVPPAPQLPPNPASLEEDALRLRPDVLATREQVNVAENNRSGTLTRYLPSVGAFARWQYANVTGFTGKTTSWAVGLQASWTILDGFLRESDLRENASKVREAEAARESTALKARDEVERARLDLDSAVANRQKAKEQLELSRENQKLVDVNYKAGAATYLEVSDANLALLTAELSQVNESLNADLAALRLLKAAGQFDPK, from the coding sequence ATGACCCCCTACGCCCTCATGGCGTCGCTGCTCCTCGCGCAGGCGCCCGCGCCCGCCCCGGCGCCCACCCCGGCGCCCACCCCGGCGCCCACCGCGCCCGGCTCGGCGGCCCCAGCGGCCCCGGCGGCGGCGCCCGCGCCGGCGTCGGAGGGGCTGCAGGCGCTCCCCACGCTCACGCTGGAAGAGGCGCTGCGCGAGGCGCAGGCGAAGAACCTCGACCTGCGGGTGGCGCGCGAGCGGCTGGAGCAGTCGCGCGAGCTGCACGCGAAGGCGTGGTCGGCCTACCTGCCGCAGGTGGTCGCGACCGGCGCCTTCACGCACTACGACGTCCCCGACGTCACCTTCGCCACGCCGACCGGGTACGACATCCGCACGGTGGGGACGCCCGCGGTGGACCCGAACCCCGGGCTGCCGGGCACCCCGTCGCCCTACGCGCTCGTGCCCACCGGGATGGAGAACATCCTCATCCAGAAGCAGAACCAGCTCGCGGCGCAGGTGCAGGCGACCCAGGCGCTCTTCGCCCCGCAGGCCTGGTTCGGCATCGCCGCCGCGAACGCCGGCGAGCGGCTCTCGGCCCACAACGTGGAGGGCGCCCGGCGGGACATCCTCTTCGGCGCCGCCCAGGCCTACTACGGCGCGGCGAGCCTGAAGCAGGTGGTCATCATCGACCAGCGCCAGCTCGCCATCGCGCTCGACCACGAGCGCGACGCGCGGGTGCGCTACGACGCCGGCACGACGCCCAAGGTCTCCCTGCTGCGGGCGCAGATCGACCGGTCGCGCGCCGAGCAGGACCTGAAGCGCGCGCAGAACGGCTATCAGGGCGCGCGCGTCTCGCTCGCGACGCTGCTCGGGCGCGAGCGGGCCGACTTCGAGGTGGACGTGCCCCCCGCGCCGCAGCTCCCGCCCAACCCGGCCTCGCTGGAGGAGGACGCGCTCCGGCTCCGGCCCGACGTGCTCGCCACGCGCGAGCAGGTGAACGTGGCCGAGAACAACCGCAGCGGCACCCTCACCCGCTACCTGCCGTCGGTGGGCGCCTTCGCCCGCTGGCAGTACGCCAACGTGACCGGCTTCACCGGCAAGACCACCTCCTGGGCCGTCGGGCTCCAGGCGAGCTGGACCATCCTCGACGGCTTCCTGCGCGAGTCGGACCTGCGCGAGAACGCGTCCAAGGTGCGCGAGGCGGAGGCGGCGCGGGAGAGCACGGCCCTCAAGGCGCGCGACGAGGTGGAGCGGGCGCGGCTCGACCTCGACAGCGCCGTCGCGAACCGCCAGAAGGCCAAGGAGCAGCTGGAGCTGTCGCGGGAGAACCAGAAGCTGGTGGACGTGAACTACAAGGCGGGCGCCGCCACCTACCTCGAGGTCTCCGACGCGAACCTGGCGCTCCTCACCGCCGAGCTGAGCCAGGTGAACGAGTCGCTCAACGCCGACCTGGCCGCGCTGCGGCTGCTCAAGGCGGCCGGCCAGTTCGACCCGAAGTAG
- a CDS encoding GAF domain-containing protein translates to MPAPTPPPPGTPPESSALPTLDDDVPADVPSVPLSQAERAARALADGRREVEPFEIQLLTDALDYRATLRTVAAAFVPRFADWGFIHLVDEAGIPRRVKVAHADPAKADLAAKFRSVAPGPGWATLTAQSIRDGAPRLVRDVSEEVLRWAAHDERHLAALQALAPHSMLVLPLQARDRIIGGVTLMRAAQPARFAEDDLVAAQKLTVPAALALDNARSIAAERFARDRAAESADVERHARIEAERALVGLKRLQALVISLSAPLLPEAVGRLVFDNGLAALGAKTGTLALAVGDGEEELSIAYAYGWPKELLEQWRTFRVDAHSLVAEAYRTRAPLWIESFEALSQVYPSVVELPRARGEQAWAAVPLLADGRAVGALGLGFGQARRLDDSERELVLALAAMAAQAVARAAARGR, encoded by the coding sequence ATGCCTGCGCCGACGCCTCCTCCTCCCGGCACGCCGCCGGAGTCCAGCGCGCTGCCGACCCTGGACGACGACGTCCCGGCCGACGTGCCCTCCGTCCCGCTGTCGCAGGCCGAGCGCGCCGCCCGCGCCCTGGCCGACGGCCGCCGCGAGGTGGAGCCGTTCGAGATCCAGCTCCTCACCGACGCGCTCGACTACCGCGCCACGCTGCGCACGGTGGCGGCCGCCTTCGTGCCGCGCTTCGCCGACTGGGGCTTCATCCACCTCGTCGACGAGGCAGGCATCCCACGTCGGGTGAAGGTCGCCCACGCCGACCCGGCCAAGGCCGACCTGGCGGCGAAGTTCCGCTCGGTGGCGCCGGGCCCGGGCTGGGCCACCCTGACCGCCCAGTCCATCCGCGACGGCGCCCCGCGCCTCGTCCGCGACGTGAGCGAGGAGGTGCTGCGCTGGGCCGCCCACGACGAGCGCCACCTGGCCGCGCTGCAGGCGCTCGCGCCGCACTCGATGCTGGTGCTCCCGCTCCAGGCCCGCGACCGCATCATCGGCGGCGTCACGCTCATGCGCGCGGCGCAGCCGGCGCGCTTCGCCGAGGACGACCTGGTCGCCGCCCAGAAGCTCACCGTGCCGGCGGCGCTGGCGCTCGACAACGCCCGGTCCATCGCCGCCGAGCGCTTCGCGCGCGACCGCGCCGCCGAGAGCGCGGACGTGGAGCGGCACGCGCGGATCGAGGCCGAGCGCGCCCTGGTCGGCCTCAAGCGGCTCCAGGCGCTCGTCATCTCGCTCTCGGCGCCGCTCCTCCCCGAGGCGGTGGGGCGCCTCGTCTTCGACAACGGCCTCGCCGCGCTCGGCGCCAAGACCGGCACGCTCGCGCTGGCGGTCGGCGATGGCGAGGAGGAGCTCTCCATCGCGTACGCCTACGGCTGGCCGAAGGAGCTGCTCGAGCAGTGGCGCACCTTCCGCGTCGACGCGCACTCGCTGGTGGCAGAGGCGTACCGCACGCGCGCGCCGCTCTGGATCGAGTCCTTCGAGGCGCTCTCGCAGGTCTACCCGAGCGTGGTGGAGCTGCCGCGCGCCCGCGGCGAGCAGGCCTGGGCCGCCGTCCCGCTCCTCGCCGACGGCCGCGCCGTCGGGGCGCTGGGGCTCGGGTTCGGGCAGGCGCGCCGGCTCGACGACTCCGAGCGGGAGCTCGTGCTGGCGCTCGCCGCCATGGCCGCCCAGGCGGTCGCGCGGGCCGCGGCGCGCGGGCGCTGA
- a CDS encoding GGDEF domain-containing protein: protein MPEKRPALVEQTFTTPVRPEAPAEQRPYLLVLSGPQFGEVFAIPAGRELVLGRSADADVQLFDDGVSRRHASLTAREREARLADLGSANGTWIGGERVKEAVLQDGGRFQVGAHTTLKFVLSDHVEAEYQHKLAQGALHEPLTGLYNRRHFMERLSAELSSAQRHARPLALLLVDIDHFKRVNDAHGHAAGDEVLKAVANVLQGAVRKEDVLARFGGEEFVVLSRETPLSGAKTLAERIRRAVERARLRLEGKEKDVAVTVSVGVTVSFGLTKFEPGRTEQQLLAAVERALHRAKQNGRNTVVAAPAVGP, encoded by the coding sequence ATGCCCGAGAAGCGCCCCGCGCTGGTCGAGCAGACCTTCACGACGCCGGTCCGTCCCGAGGCGCCGGCCGAGCAGCGCCCGTACCTGCTCGTCCTCTCCGGCCCGCAGTTCGGCGAGGTGTTCGCGATCCCCGCCGGCCGGGAGCTCGTCCTCGGCCGGAGCGCCGACGCCGACGTCCAGCTCTTCGACGACGGCGTCTCGCGCCGCCACGCCAGCCTCACCGCCCGCGAGCGCGAGGCGCGCCTCGCCGACCTCGGCAGCGCCAACGGCACCTGGATCGGCGGCGAGCGGGTGAAGGAGGCGGTGCTCCAGGACGGGGGGCGGTTCCAGGTCGGCGCCCACACCACGCTCAAGTTCGTCCTCTCCGACCACGTCGAGGCGGAGTACCAGCACAAGCTGGCGCAGGGCGCGCTGCACGAGCCGCTCACCGGGCTCTACAACCGGCGCCACTTCATGGAGCGGCTCAGCGCCGAGCTCTCGTCGGCGCAGCGCCACGCCCGCCCGCTCGCGCTGCTGCTCGTGGACATCGACCACTTCAAGCGCGTCAACGACGCGCACGGCCACGCCGCCGGCGACGAGGTGCTGAAGGCGGTGGCGAACGTGCTGCAGGGCGCCGTCCGCAAGGAGGACGTGCTGGCGCGCTTCGGCGGCGAGGAGTTCGTCGTCCTCTCGCGCGAGACGCCGCTGAGCGGCGCGAAGACGCTGGCCGAGCGCATCCGGCGCGCCGTCGAGCGGGCCCGGCTCCGGCTCGAGGGGAAGGAGAAGGACGTCGCCGTGACGGTGAGCGTCGGGGTCACCGTCTCCTTCGGGTTGACCAAGTTCGAGCCCGGCCGCACCGAGCAGCAGCTGCTGGCGGCGGTCGAGCGCGCCCTCCACCGCGCCAAGCAGAACGGGCGAAACACCGTCGTCGCCGCGCCCGCCGTGGGGCCGTGA
- a CDS encoding CBS domain-containing protein, protein MATIENHVVRDLVALEGGASCAEAARLMSERGIGAIAVRDGGRVVGVVTERDLVARVLAEGLRPELPIRQAMRTDVPLVTPSTTELDCTALMRDHTTRHLLVAERGEVVGIISMRDVIRLMLDEKEWLIGQLHTFIDGRDFPAAAAG, encoded by the coding sequence ATGGCGACGATCGAGAACCACGTCGTGCGCGACCTGGTCGCGCTGGAAGGCGGCGCCTCGTGCGCGGAGGCGGCGCGCCTCATGTCGGAGCGCGGCATCGGGGCCATCGCGGTGCGGGACGGCGGGCGCGTGGTGGGGGTGGTGACCGAGCGCGACCTGGTGGCGCGCGTGCTCGCCGAGGGCCTCCGCCCCGAGCTGCCCATCCGGCAAGCCATGCGGACCGACGTGCCGCTCGTCACGCCCTCGACCACCGAGCTCGACTGCACCGCGCTCATGCGCGACCACACCACCCGGCACCTGCTCGTGGCCGAGCGCGGCGAGGTGGTGGGCATCATCTCGATGCGCGACGTGATCCGCCTCATGCTGGACGAGAAGGAGTGGCTCATCGGCCAGCTCCACACGTTCATCGACGGGCGCGACTTCCCGGCCGCCGCGGCCGGTTGA
- a CDS encoding phosphodiester glycosidase family protein produces MPLAGRLTPALLALLVSTPGGFGASGPPAASQETAGFSAMEPGLELGTFPGPAGAPGDAKIWIARVDPARFELKLVNASASDARPHTVKQWALGAGASAAINAGMFQQDGLTSVGLMRTRLHENNPRRARSYKALLAFDPVRPGLPAVRLLDGACGELDLFPPPYGTLIQSIRLVSCDRQNVWAPEPRRWSSAALGVDGQGRVLFIHARSPWPVHDLVDALLALPIDLRRAMYLEGGKEAQLFVRGGGREVERLGAIEAAGAEDRAIPWEIPNAVVAVRRSR; encoded by the coding sequence GTGCCCCTCGCTGGTCGCCTCACGCCCGCGCTGCTGGCGCTGCTCGTCTCCACGCCGGGCGGCTTCGGCGCCTCCGGGCCGCCGGCGGCGAGCCAGGAGACCGCCGGCTTCAGCGCCATGGAGCCCGGCCTCGAGCTCGGCACCTTCCCCGGCCCCGCGGGCGCGCCCGGGGACGCCAAGATCTGGATCGCGCGCGTCGACCCGGCGCGCTTCGAGCTGAAGCTCGTGAACGCCTCCGCCAGCGACGCCCGCCCGCACACGGTGAAGCAGTGGGCGCTCGGCGCCGGCGCCTCGGCGGCCATCAACGCCGGCATGTTCCAGCAGGACGGGCTCACCAGCGTCGGGCTCATGCGGACGCGCCTGCACGAGAACAACCCGCGGCGCGCCCGCAGCTACAAGGCGCTGCTCGCGTTCGACCCCGTCAGGCCCGGCCTGCCGGCCGTGCGCCTGCTCGACGGCGCCTGCGGGGAGCTCGACCTGTTCCCGCCGCCGTACGGCACGCTCATCCAGTCCATCCGGCTCGTCTCCTGCGACCGCCAGAACGTGTGGGCGCCCGAGCCGCGGCGGTGGAGCTCCGCCGCGCTCGGGGTGGACGGGCAGGGCCGGGTCCTGTTCATCCACGCGCGCTCGCCGTGGCCCGTGCACGACCTCGTGGACGCGCTGCTGGCGCTCCCCATCGACCTCCGCCGCGCCATGTACCTGGAGGGCGGCAAGGAGGCGCAGCTCTTCGTGCGCGGCGGCGGCCGCGAGGTGGAGCGGCTCGGCGCGATCGAGGCCGCCGGCGCCGAGGACCGGGCCATCCCGTGGGAGATCCCGAACGCGGTGGTGGCGGTGCGGCGGAGCCGGTGA
- a CDS encoding thermonuclease family protein: MPRRLALALALLVAAAPASARYRHRRRAPPASVLLDGAPAHVRWTDGDTFRFLDGPYAGRAARLDGYNALETFGPVHRWGGWSGEELLALAKAAGPAAAARTWRCATGGAEDRYHRLLVACPDAAAELVGSGLAMVYAVDRPAEPRLLALQREAQRRGLGMWAKGVPPAIPTSLHSIEENGGGPTYDRVVDTRSGAARPQAHRRAYRTCEEVCTGAGAGRACMVYVPFERRYRHRPACLAPRGR, translated from the coding sequence ATGCCGCGCCGGCTCGCCCTCGCCCTCGCCCTCCTCGTCGCCGCCGCCCCGGCGTCGGCGCGCTACCGCCACCGGCGCCGCGCCCCGCCGGCCTCGGTGCTCCTCGACGGCGCTCCGGCCCACGTGCGCTGGACCGACGGCGACACCTTCCGCTTCCTTGACGGTCCGTACGCGGGGCGGGCGGCGCGGCTCGACGGCTACAACGCCCTCGAGACCTTCGGCCCGGTCCACCGCTGGGGCGGCTGGTCCGGCGAGGAGCTGCTCGCCCTCGCGAAGGCGGCGGGGCCGGCCGCCGCGGCGCGCACCTGGCGCTGCGCCACCGGCGGCGCGGAGGATCGCTACCACCGCCTGCTCGTCGCGTGCCCCGACGCGGCCGCCGAGCTGGTGGGGTCCGGGCTCGCCATGGTCTACGCGGTCGATCGCCCCGCCGAGCCGCGCCTGCTCGCGCTGCAGCGCGAGGCGCAGCGCCGCGGGCTCGGCATGTGGGCGAAGGGCGTCCCGCCGGCGATCCCGACCAGCTTGCACTCGATCGAGGAGAACGGCGGCGGCCCCACCTACGACCGCGTCGTGGACACCCGCAGCGGGGCGGCGCGGCCGCAGGCGCACCGCCGCGCCTACCGGACCTGCGAGGAGGTGTGCACCGGCGCCGGCGCCGGCCGCGCCTGCATGGTCTACGTGCCGTTCGAGCGCCGCTACCGCCACCGGCCGGCCTGCCTCGCGCCGCGGGGGCGCTAG
- a CDS encoding DsbA family protein: protein MRRHAALLLLAVTAAACSGQDASSPSGRVGVVVGTSPQRGPSDAWVTIVEFGDFQCPYCGAEAPVLTQVLAANPADVRLVYKHFTLSQHVYAPGAAIAAECAADQGKFWEMYDQLYAHQDQLDPAHLPALATAAGVSDITTWQACLGTPAPAARVAADMAVVAQLNLPGTPTLVINGDEYFGAFSYDQLAPIVAAALRKAEQSGIPRADYYAKAVLGQ from the coding sequence ATGCGACGACACGCTGCGCTCCTCTTGCTCGCCGTCACGGCAGCGGCCTGCTCGGGACAGGACGCCTCCTCTCCCAGCGGACGTGTCGGCGTGGTGGTCGGCACGTCGCCGCAGCGTGGCCCCTCGGACGCGTGGGTCACCATCGTGGAGTTCGGCGACTTCCAGTGTCCGTACTGCGGCGCTGAGGCGCCGGTCTTGACGCAGGTGCTGGCGGCGAACCCCGCCGACGTGCGCCTCGTCTACAAGCACTTCACGCTTTCGCAGCACGTCTACGCGCCCGGTGCCGCCATCGCGGCCGAGTGCGCCGCGGATCAGGGCAAGTTCTGGGAGATGTACGACCAGCTGTACGCGCACCAGGACCAGCTCGATCCCGCCCACCTGCCCGCGCTGGCCACGGCCGCGGGCGTCTCCGACATCACGACCTGGCAGGCGTGCCTCGGTACGCCCGCGCCGGCCGCTCGAGTCGCCGCCGACATGGCCGTCGTCGCTCAGCTCAACCTCCCCGGTACGCCCACGCTCGTCATCAATGGCGATGAGTACTTTGGCGCGTTCAGCTACGACCAGCTGGCGCCGATCGTCGCCGCCGCGCTCCGGAAGGCCGAACAGAGCGGCATCCCGCGCGCGGACTACTACGCGAAGGCCGTGCTCGGGCAGTAG
- a CDS encoding dienelactone hydrolase family protein — MARSATTSWRRSSPPRSGRPNRAASRARTTTRRPCSGSSPPPPQSRAPSPYAPHAARSRRRTMGTTISFPRTSGGTAQGYLAEAKDPKAPGVVVIQEWWGVQGQIKATCDQLAKDGFTALAPDLYGGKVVPYHDAAAASAAMKALDFKAATAEAVRGAAQRLAQRGGKVGLTGFCLGGAVTVIGAATLPELSAAVCFYGLPPADVASGKDVKVPLQCHFAAHDDWVTPAFADAFEQQLRAAGKTYEVYRYPGHHAFMNSDRKEVHDAAAAKLAWERCLAFFRKYLG, encoded by the coding sequence TTGGCGCGTTCAGCTACGACCAGCTGGCGCCGATCGTCGCCGCCGCGCTCCGGAAGGCCGAACAGAGCGGCATCCCGCGCGCGGACTACTACGCGAAGGCCGTGCTCGGGCAGTAGCCCGCCCCCCCCACAGAGCCGTGCGCCATCCCCGTACGCGCCCCATGCTGCGCGCTCACGGAGGCGGACGATGGGCACGACGATCTCGTTCCCGCGCACCTCGGGCGGCACGGCCCAGGGTTACCTGGCCGAGGCAAAGGACCCGAAGGCGCCCGGGGTGGTGGTGATCCAGGAGTGGTGGGGGGTGCAGGGGCAGATCAAGGCCACCTGCGACCAGCTTGCGAAGGACGGCTTCACCGCGCTCGCACCCGACCTCTACGGCGGCAAGGTGGTGCCGTACCACGACGCCGCCGCGGCCAGCGCCGCCATGAAGGCGCTCGACTTCAAGGCGGCGACGGCCGAGGCGGTGCGCGGCGCGGCGCAGCGGCTCGCGCAGCGCGGCGGGAAGGTCGGCCTCACCGGCTTCTGCTTGGGCGGCGCGGTCACCGTCATCGGCGCCGCCACCCTCCCCGAGCTCTCCGCGGCGGTCTGCTTCTACGGCCTGCCCCCCGCGGACGTCGCCTCCGGGAAGGACGTGAAGGTCCCGCTCCAGTGCCACTTCGCGGCGCACGACGACTGGGTCACGCCCGCCTTCGCGGACGCCTTCGAGCAGCAGCTCCGGGCGGCGGGCAAGACCTACGAGGTGTACCGCTACCCGGGGCACCACGCCTTCATGAACTCGGACCGCAAGGAGGTCCACGACGCGGCGGCGGCGAAGCTGGCGTGGGAGCGGTGCCTCGCGTTCTTCCGGAAGTACCTGGGGTGA